AAGAAATGCTGAGTCATTCGTTACGCTGACAGACTTTAGCTCGTATCCTGCGGTGTAGGATGGGACAAGGATTTTGAAGCTCGCTTCCTTCTGAGCCTCCTCAACGCTTTCATACGTCTTCGGGAGCTTGAAGTCAAATTTTTCAACTTCAGCACCCTCTGGAGGCTTGAACTCAAAGAAGCTGTCGTCAACGCCTGTGTTGAAGCTCAGATTCCTGTATTCGATGTACATTTTGATACCTCCGAAGCTCGTTTCCACCCTTATGGGGAACCAGAACTCCTTGTCAACCCACATTTTGGTGGCGTTCTCCCTATCATTCTTCGGCTTTAAATTCAGAACGAAACAGTCCCTGCCTGAAACCTTCTCCTCTCCGAGAAGCTCAACATCGTAGTATTCGAGCATTTCCTTTATCAGTGTAGTGTAGTCGAACTTGAGCGGTGTGGATTCCTTAGTCATGTTCATCTCAAAAACCACCACCTTGTTGTTCTTCTTGTCGTAGCTCCACATAACGCTGCCGTTGGACACAGCAATGGAGTTCTCATCCTCCATGTATAATTTATAGGGCTTCTTGAAGATGTAGGTGTAGTTCATCTCCATCTTACCCATCGGGCCCTCAGACACCACATAAACCTCTGCCCTCAAATCCTGAATTTTCTCCTCCTTTTCCTGCATCTTCTTCGCTATCTCTTCGGCGCTCATCTGCACACAGCCAGCCAGAACGGAAACTACAAGGAGAGCAATCAGCAACCTCTTCAT
The nucleotide sequence above comes from Archaeoglobus fulgidus DSM 4304. Encoded proteins:
- a CDS encoding DUF4367 domain-containing protein; the encoded protein is MKRLLIALLVVSVLAGCVQMSAEEIAKKMQEKEEKIQDLRAEVYVVSEGPMGKMEMNYTYIFKKPYKLYMEDENSIAVSNGSVMWSYDKKNNKVVVFEMNMTKESTPLKFDYTTLIKEMLEYYDVELLGEEKVSGRDCFVLNLKPKNDRENATKMWVDKEFWFPIRVETSFGGIKMYIEYRNLSFNTGVDDSFFEFKPPEGAEVEKFDFKLPKTYESVEEAQKEASFKILVPSYTAGYELKSVSVTNDSAFLTYSDGEKALTILESTEKSEVPKDFEEVEINGEKAYYGEIFGASVLYIEKNGVQVSISGELPKDELIKIAESLS